GTGGTCGTTTACGGCCTCTATCGCCACGGCTTCGGCTTCCTCAACCTTTTCGTGCCGCATGGCGTGCCGCTGCCCGTGCTCGTCGTCCTGGTGCCGATCGAGATCATCTCCTTTCTGTCGCGGCCGGTGTCGCTTTCCGTCCGTCTCTTCGCCAATATCCTCGCAGGCCACATCACCCTCGCCGTGTTCGGCGGCTTCGTGGTGATGCTGCTCGGGGCCGGCGTCTGGGCGGCGCTCGCGCCCGTGCCGATCCTGGCGATCGTCGCGCTCTATGCGCTCGAACTGCTCGTCGCCTGTCTGCAGGCCTTCGTCTTCAGCGTTCTCACATGCGTCTATCTGAACGACGCGATTCACCCGGGCCACTGATAAAAATCGAACAATAAACGTCGCCCATTCAGCAGGAGAAAGATTATGTCAGAAATGCAACTCGTCGGCGCCGGACTGGCGGCGATCGGCACCGGCGCTGCGGCGATCGGCGTCGGCATCATTTTCGGCAATTTCGTCAACGGCGCGCTGCGCAACCCGTCGGCGGCCGCTTCCCAGTTCACCAACGCCATCATCGGCGCGGCGCTTGCCGAAGGCCTGGGCATTTTCGCCTTTCTCATCGCAATCCTGCTGTTCCTGAAGCAGTGAATTTTCGCGTCCGGCCTTGCGGCCGGGCGCATTTTCTCATGCGCCGCGCGGCCGCCGCGCGGCTTTGTCCGAGACTTGGATCATGTCCATGGCGATCATCTCTTCCGCTTTCGCCGCCGAGGGCGAGCAGACGACGCACGAGGCCGTCGGCGCCGGCGAGGCGCATCACGAGGGCGTCTTTCCGCCCTTCCAGACCGAAAATTTCGCGCCGCAGATTTTCTGGCTCGTCATCATTTTCGGACTGCTCTACGTGCTGATGTCGCGCATCGCGCTGCCGCGCGTCGGCGGCATCATCGAGAACCGGGGCGCCAAGATCG
This window of the Methylocystis hirsuta genome carries:
- a CDS encoding F0F1 ATP synthase subunit C codes for the protein MSEMQLVGAGLAAIGTGAAAIGVGIIFGNFVNGALRNPSAAASQFTNAIIGAALAEGLGIFAFLIAILLFLKQ